GGTATGCCCCTGAGAGAGAATTGCTGCAAAATTTAATTGATGATGCCCAGGCAAAGGTGAGTGGTACAGTTCGTCTGAAGTTGTACAAAGGAAATTGTCTGGTGGTGGGTCGTAAATCCCCGCATTCTTTATTCTCCGAGGCCTTTGCCACCTTTGAAAAAGATACAGTTTATAATCAAAAAGATGCCGAAGGGTTTATTAAATTGAATGCCTTAAGATTGAGGTTGAGGAAATTGTTGCAGAAATAAGGAAAAAAAATGGGTTATGTTCGAGCAAAAATACAATTAAAAAATCCTCGAGAAACTAGTTTGCAAGCGCTTCAGGTGGAGTCGTTAGTGGATACAGGAGCTTTGATGCTCTGCATTCCTGAACATATTCGGATTCAATTGAAGTTGGAAGAACTGGAAAAACGTGAAGTGACTATTGCGGATGGAAGAAGGCAAGTGGTGCCTTATGTGGGGCCTGTACAGGTGAGTTTTCAAAATAGAAATTGTTTTGTCGGTGCTTTGGTTTTGGGAGATGAAGTTTTATTGGGTGCCGTTCCTATGGAGGATATGGATCTGCTGATTTCTCCTGCGCATCAAGTTTTGATGGTGAATCCGGATAGCCCCAATTTGCCGCAGGCTTTGGTGAAGTGAAAACGTAAAAACAAACTTTTTAATGAGGTAGTTATTTTTAAATATTTATTTATCTAAATCTTAAGGAGAAAAAAATGTCTCTCTACAAATATCGTTTACTCGCCCCCGGTCCAACCCCTGTTCCCGAAAAAGTGTTAACTCACATGGCGGAACCCATTATTCATCATCGCACTGCCGCGTTTGAAGCCATTGTTGCGGAAGTGAAAGAGGGTTTGAAGTGGCTGTATCAAACCACAGAAGAAGTTCTCATTTTTGCGGCTTCTGGTACAGGCGCCATGGAAGGTGCTGTCATCAATGTCATGAGTAAAGGGGACAAGGCCCTGGTAGTTGACAGTGGAAAGTTTGGTGAACGTTGGTGGAAAATTGCCAAGGCTTACGGACTTTCTTTTGAGGTGATCCAGGTGGAATGGGGGAAAGCCGTTGATCCTAAAATTATCGCTGAAAAACTTGCGAAAGAAGATTACCGAACGGTGATGATTACGGCTTCTGAAACTTCTACCGGTGTAGCGCATCCTGTAAAAGAAATCGCGGAAATCGTAAAGAAGTATGACAGCACGGTTCTGATTGTGGATGCCATCACAGGCTTGGGAGTTTTTGATTTGCCTTGCGATAAATGGGGCCTGGATATTGTGGTTTCCGGTTCTCAAAAAGCCCTGATGTTGCCTCCAGGACTCGCCTTCGCATCGATATCTGCCAAGGCCTGGAAGCTGATTGATAAATCGGATATTCCGAAATTTTATTTTGATTTCAAAAAAGAGAAGAAGGCTATTCTCGAAAACACCACGGCTTATACCCCTGCAGTCTCTCTGGTTATTGGATTGAATGATGTATTGAAATCGATGAAGGCCATGGGCCTGGAAGGTGTCTTCAAAAAGCATCAGCTGCTGGGTTCTGCCTGCCGCGAAGGTCTTAAGGCGATGGGTTTGAAACTGTTTGCCCCGGAACATCCCTCCAATGCGGTAACCGCCGTTTATTCTCCCGAAGGAATTGATGCCGGTAAAATCGTAAAAGGTTTGCGCGATGGATTCAACATGACTATTGCCGGCGGACAAGATGCCGCAAAAGGCAAGATCTTCCGTATTGGTCATCTGGGTTACTATGACCCTATGGACATGGTGAGTGTGCTTGCAGCCATCGAAATTACCCTCCATAAGAATGGATACAAACTGGAATTAGGAAAAGGTGTTGGGGCGGCGTTGAAGGTGATTGCGGAATGTAAATAAAATCTTTCCTCCCCTTAAACTAAGGGGAGGTAGGAGGGGTTATGGCCACTTGGACAAAATCACCATAACGCCCCCTAACCCCCTCTTAGCTTAAGAGGGGGAAGAATAATGATGGATTCTATCTTATGCCAAAAATATTAATTTCAGACAAACTTTCAGAGGCGGGTTTAGCCATTCTTAAAAAGGCGTCTGGCCTCGAAATAGATACCAAGGCCGGTCTTAAACCGGATGAACTCAAAAAAATCATTGGTGAATACGATGGACTGGTGATTCGTTCGGGCACCAAAGTAACCGCAGATCTACTTTCTGCGGCTACCAAGCTCAAGATCATCGGCCGTGCAGGGATTGGTGTCGATAACGTGGATACCGTGGCGGCGTCTAAAAAAGGCATCATTGTTGAAAATACTCCGGGTGGAAATGTAGTGACTACCGCGGAGCATGCGATTGCCATGATGTTTGCCGTCGCACGAAAAATTCCACAAGCCACCGGAAGCATGAAGGCCGGCAAATGGGAAAAAACCAAATTCGTGGGGGCCGAGCTCTACAATAAAACTTTAGGCATCGTTGGAGTAGGGAACATCGGTAAAATTGTGGCCGACAGGGCCATTGGCTTAAAGATGAAGGTGATTGCCTATGATCCTTTTCTCTCCAAAGAGAGCGCCTCTAAAATGGGTGTCGAATTGGTGGAGCTGAGTGATCTTTTTGCCCGTGCTGATTTTATTTCGACTCACACGCCTCTCAATGATAAAACCCGAAATTTAATCGATAAGGCCGCTTTTTCAAAAATGAAAAAAGGAGTTTATCTTATCAATTGCGCCCGCGGTGGTATTGTCAATGAAGATGCCCTGGTGTCAGCCATTCAGGAAGGCATCGTCTCCGGAGCCGCGCTGGATGTGTTTGAACAGGAACCTATTAATCCTGAAAATCCTTTGCTTAAATTAGACCAAGTCATTTGTACTCCACATTTAGGGGCTTCAACCGATGAAGCTCAAGAAAATGTATCCGTCGAAGTTGCCGAGCAGATGGTGGAGTTTTTTGTGAATGGCGTGGTGAAAAATGCCGTGAATTTCCCTTCCATCAGCGGTGAGCTGTTGGGTATACTGCAGCCTTATCTTTCCATTGCTGAAAAATTAGGAAAGGTACAAGGGCAGCTGGCCGAAACGAATCCGGAAGAAATTCTCATTGAATATTCCGGCGAGCTTGCCAATCTTCCTGTGGCTCCGTTGACTGTCTCTATTTTAAAAGGCCTGCTTGAAAATTTGCTTACCGACATGAGTGTCAACTTCGTCAATGCACCTTTTATTGCAAAAGAACGCGGCATTAAAGTGACGGAAGCGAAACTCAACGAAGGCAAAGACTTTAAAAATCTCATCGAAATCACAGTAAAATCTTCTAAAGGAAGCCGCTCTGTTTCTGGAACTATTTTTGGAAACAAGCATGCACGCCTGGTTCGTATTGATAATTTTTATCTGGAGGCCTTGCCTGAAGGGCAGATCCTGCTGGTTCATAATCAGGATAAACCCGGGGTTATTGGAAACCTGGGAAGCCTGCTCGGAAAAAATAATATTAATATCTCCCGCTTGCAGTTGGGACTGCTCAAAGAAAAAGAAGAAGCCATTGCTTTTTATAATATTGATCAAGTGG
The nucleotide sequence above comes from Deltaproteobacteria bacterium. Encoded proteins:
- a CDS encoding clan AA aspartic protease, which produces MGYVRAKIQLKNPRETSLQALQVESLVDTGALMLCIPEHIRIQLKLEELEKREVTIADGRRQVVPYVGPVQVSFQNRNCFVGALVLGDEVLLGAVPMEDMDLLISPAHQVLMVNPDSPNLPQALVK
- a CDS encoding phosphoglycerate dehydrogenase — encoded protein: MPKILISDKLSEAGLAILKKASGLEIDTKAGLKPDELKKIIGEYDGLVIRSGTKVTADLLSAATKLKIIGRAGIGVDNVDTVAASKKGIIVENTPGGNVVTTAEHAIAMMFAVARKIPQATGSMKAGKWEKTKFVGAELYNKTLGIVGVGNIGKIVADRAIGLKMKVIAYDPFLSKESASKMGVELVELSDLFARADFISTHTPLNDKTRNLIDKAAFSKMKKGVYLINCARGGIVNEDALVSAIQEGIVSGAALDVFEQEPINPENPLLKLDQVICTPHLGASTDEAQENVSVEVAEQMVEFFVNGVVKNAVNFPSISGELLGILQPYLSIAEKLGKVQGQLAETNPEEILIEYSGELANLPVAPLTVSILKGLLENLLTDMSVNFVNAPFIAKERGIKVTEAKLNEGKDFKNLIEITVKSSKGSRSVSGTIFGNKHARLVRIDNFYLEALPEGQILLVHNQDKPGVIGNLGSLLGKNNINISRLQLGLLKEKEEAIAFYNIDQVVSPEILKEISKLPNIISVKQLSL
- a CDS encoding alanine--glyoxylate aminotransferase family protein, yielding MSLYKYRLLAPGPTPVPEKVLTHMAEPIIHHRTAAFEAIVAEVKEGLKWLYQTTEEVLIFAASGTGAMEGAVINVMSKGDKALVVDSGKFGERWWKIAKAYGLSFEVIQVEWGKAVDPKIIAEKLAKEDYRTVMITASETSTGVAHPVKEIAEIVKKYDSTVLIVDAITGLGVFDLPCDKWGLDIVVSGSQKALMLPPGLAFASISAKAWKLIDKSDIPKFYFDFKKEKKAILENTTAYTPAVSLVIGLNDVLKSMKAMGLEGVFKKHQLLGSACREGLKAMGLKLFAPEHPSNAVTAVYSPEGIDAGKIVKGLRDGFNMTIAGGQDAAKGKIFRIGHLGYYDPMDMVSVLAAIEITLHKNGYKLELGKGVGAALKVIAECK